In Pseudoalteromonas sp. '520P1 No. 423', the following proteins share a genomic window:
- a CDS encoding 2'-5' RNA ligase family protein has translation MNRPYLNYPLLCSPATYNLHLTLCFLANTELEIAQELIAKLNHLKDRKIHLSFTEIGYFKKTKVLYLKPKKRLTLY, from the coding sequence GTGAATAGGCCTTACCTGAACTATCCGCTCCTGTGTTCACCGGCAACCTACAACCTACATCTTACTTTATGTTTTTTAGCCAATACAGAATTAGAGATAGCACAAGAGTTAATTGCAAAATTAAACCATTTAAAAGATAGGAAGATTCACTTATCTTTTACTGAAATTGGCTATTTCAAAAAAACAAAAGTACTTTATTTGAAGCCGAAAAAACGCCTCACACTTTATTAA
- a CDS encoding YebC/PmpR family DNA-binding transcriptional regulator, with protein MGRAFVVRQVSMEKTAAAKSKVNSKYGKAIYACAKSGGADPIANISLQQLIEKAKKDQVPAHVIQKALDKSTGGAGEDYAPARYEGFGPGGMMVIVDCLTDNPKRTFQDVRNAFTKSKSKLGGPGTVAHMFDHHAVFGFSGDDDEVILEALMMADVDVTDVEVEAGKVSVFVPHTEYFKTKTTLIESFEGIQFDVDEITFIPQTDTEISGDDLPLFEKLMTLLDNAEDVQNIYHNAIIVK; from the coding sequence ATGGGCAGAGCATTTGTTGTACGCCAAGTTTCAATGGAAAAAACTGCAGCGGCTAAAAGTAAAGTTAATTCTAAATATGGTAAAGCCATATACGCATGTGCGAAAAGTGGCGGAGCCGATCCCATTGCTAACATAAGTTTGCAGCAACTAATCGAAAAAGCAAAAAAAGATCAGGTTCCCGCTCATGTAATTCAAAAAGCACTTGATAAATCTACCGGCGGAGCAGGTGAAGACTACGCACCTGCGCGCTATGAAGGTTTTGGGCCTGGTGGCATGATGGTAATTGTTGATTGTTTAACTGATAATCCAAAACGTACATTCCAAGATGTAAGAAACGCCTTCACCAAGTCAAAATCTAAACTCGGTGGTCCAGGTACTGTTGCTCATATGTTTGATCATCATGCCGTATTTGGATTTTCAGGGGATGATGACGAAGTTATATTAGAAGCCTTAATGATGGCTGATGTAGATGTAACTGATGTTGAAGTAGAAGCGGGCAAGGTATCAGTATTTGTCCCTCACACTGAATACTTTAAAACTAAAACCACATTAATCGAATCATTTGAAGGCATTCAATTTGATGTTGATGAAATTACATTCATACCTCAAACGGATACTGAAATATCTGGTGATGATCTGCCTTTATTTGAGAAGTTAATGACTTTATTAGATAACGCTGAAGATGTACAAAATATTTACCACAATGCCATCATAGTAAAATAA
- a CDS encoding sigma 54-interacting transcriptional regulator, producing the protein MRLEILCENKTGIARKLLEILENYDLNLYAVEANSNGIIHVHFPELEFERFKNLMPEIRKLDHVLDVRSVKNMPLETEHYALNSLPDPVFFIDLKGKVTRTNEAALTLINISKEKIENETLNQWLQGFSFINWFDDLKGINQTVRVQVDGINYLAEILPIYITENLDIKTLSGGIVLLKSSSRLSKQINILQTDSTKQPKNKSTNSIMAGFETIRSQSSAIKRTLLQAKKVALLEEPILIMGEVGTGRRRIAKACHDASNRKNNKFTSISCATLEKSHLNDILFGCKEKKIVSVFEQSNFGTVYLDEISELTNEMQISLINLIKTATLNNNPDKKFDVRIICSNKKSLVKLMKAGKFRQDLLFQINTCSLSIPPLRKSKEDILILAKYFLQQYSDKQGETEFTLSKKSLDKLQAYDWPGNVKELKNIIFQAISMVDGSTELTPQMLNLPSDILAPKTSLEAFSDTLEEATKKFQADLIRQLYPIYPSTRKLAKKLGVSHTAIANKLKEYGIDKN; encoded by the coding sequence ATGCGTCTTGAAATTCTTTGTGAGAATAAAACCGGAATAGCACGAAAGTTACTCGAAATTCTAGAAAATTATGATTTGAATCTCTATGCAGTTGAAGCCAATAGTAATGGTATTATTCATGTGCATTTTCCTGAATTAGAATTTGAACGGTTTAAAAATTTAATGCCCGAAATACGTAAACTTGATCATGTACTTGATGTTAGAAGTGTGAAAAATATGCCTTTAGAAACAGAGCATTATGCACTTAACTCTTTACCTGATCCCGTTTTTTTCATTGATTTAAAAGGTAAAGTAACTAGAACCAATGAAGCAGCCCTGACATTAATAAATATTTCAAAAGAAAAGATTGAGAATGAAACCCTCAATCAGTGGCTTCAAGGTTTTTCATTTATAAACTGGTTTGATGATCTAAAAGGCATAAATCAGACGGTAAGAGTACAAGTAGATGGTATAAACTATTTAGCTGAAATTTTACCAATTTATATTACAGAAAATCTAGATATTAAAACGCTTTCTGGCGGTATTGTTTTACTTAAATCATCTTCAAGATTAAGCAAGCAAATTAATATATTGCAAACCGACTCAACAAAACAACCAAAAAATAAATCAACCAATAGTATCATGGCCGGATTTGAAACTATCCGTTCACAAAGCTCTGCGATTAAGCGCACTTTATTACAAGCCAAAAAAGTTGCACTACTAGAAGAACCTATTCTAATTATGGGAGAAGTAGGTACAGGCAGAAGACGCATAGCAAAGGCATGTCACGATGCAAGTAATAGAAAAAATAATAAGTTCACTTCAATTTCATGTGCAACACTAGAAAAAAGCCACCTAAATGATATTTTATTTGGCTGTAAAGAAAAGAAAATTGTCAGTGTATTTGAACAATCTAACTTTGGCACAGTCTATTTAGATGAAATATCAGAACTCACCAATGAGATGCAAATTAGTTTAATAAACTTAATTAAAACAGCCACATTGAATAATAATCCAGATAAAAAGTTTGATGTCAGAATTATTTGTTCAAATAAAAAAAGTTTAGTTAAATTAATGAAAGCCGGAAAATTCAGACAAGATCTATTATTCCAAATAAATACTTGCTCATTAAGTATTCCACCTTTAAGAAAAAGCAAAGAAGATATTTTAATATTAGCTAAATACTTTTTACAGCAATACTCTGATAAGCAAGGTGAAACTGAATTTACCTTATCGAAAAAAAGCCTTGATAAATTGCAAGCTTATGACTGGCCAGGTAATGTAAAAGAGTTAAAAAACATTATATTTCAAGCTATCAGCATGGTAGATGGCTCCACTGAATTAACACCACAAATGCTGAATTTACCTTCAGATATTCTTGCGCCAAAAACCAGCCTAGAAGCATTTAGCGATACATTAGAAGAGGCGACCAAAAAATTTCAAGCTGATTTAATTCGTCAACTTTATCCTATTTATCCCAGTACCAGAAAACTCGCTAAAAAACTAGGGGTCTCCCATACAGCAATCGCCAATAAGCTAAAAGAATATGGTATCGATAAAAATTAA
- a CDS encoding diguanylate cyclase produces MNNKQKVLIIDDEKTNLKILSGILKDEVEVILAKDGETGFFKAKELLPDLILLDVIMPKLTGFEVIEKLKNEASTSNIPVIFVTGQLDVQQEEKGLELGACDYIQKPFHVEILKARVRLHLRMAKQRDLLEKRANIDSLTSVANRRLYDQTFDSLWGKAIKQRQIFSLVVIDIDDFKKYNDFFGHAAGDRALEKVASAIAENLSSSNDFLARYGGEEFVALLPNTLACDAIKNMNTCLEAVANLKINHDPSAEHEFLTVSLGGVSYLPIVESCQDTLFKIADDMLFKAKSNGKNQVVWQDSVKGS; encoded by the coding sequence ATGAATAATAAACAAAAAGTCTTGATCATTGATGATGAGAAAACTAATCTTAAAATATTAAGTGGCATACTTAAAGATGAGGTGGAAGTCATTTTAGCAAAAGACGGTGAAACCGGTTTTTTCAAGGCTAAAGAATTATTACCAGATTTGATTTTACTCGATGTGATCATGCCTAAATTAACTGGTTTTGAGGTCATTGAAAAATTAAAAAATGAAGCCTCAACAAGTAATATTCCCGTTATTTTTGTTACTGGTCAATTAGATGTTCAGCAAGAAGAAAAAGGACTGGAGTTAGGTGCCTGCGATTATATTCAAAAACCATTTCATGTAGAGATATTAAAAGCCAGAGTAAGATTACATTTACGCATGGCAAAACAGCGAGATTTATTAGAAAAACGGGCAAATATAGACTCATTAACCTCAGTTGCAAACAGACGTTTATATGATCAAACTTTTGATTCATTATGGGGTAAGGCGATTAAACAGCGACAGATTTTTTCTTTAGTTGTGATCGATATTGATGATTTCAAAAAATATAATGATTTTTTTGGCCATGCAGCAGGTGATCGTGCCTTGGAAAAAGTGGCTTCAGCAATCGCTGAAAACTTATCAAGTTCAAATGATTTTTTAGCACGCTATGGTGGGGAAGAATTTGTCGCCTTATTACCAAATACATTAGCATGTGACGCAATTAAAAACATGAATACATGTTTAGAAGCGGTTGCAAATTTAAAAATTAATCATGACCCCTCAGCAGAGCATGAATTTTTAACGGTAAGTTTAGGTGGCGTAAGTTATTTACCAATCGTTGAAAGTTGTCAGGATACCTTGTTTAAAATTGCTGATGATATGTTATTTAAAGCAAAATCAAATGGTAAGAATCAAGTCGTTTGGCAAGATAGCGTAAAGGGAAGCTAA
- a CDS encoding response regulator, with protein sequence MTKAKILLVDDEKANLKVLSALLKNDFKISMAVSGQQAIDKSLALKPDLILLDVMMPKMDGFETIKKLKSIPATSQIPVIFITGLNSSEKEKLGLTLGAVDYIYKPFNSEVVKARVATQLEIIRQRKELQLLSQELAHASEIKSRFLANMSHEIRTPLTAVIGYAESILAGEIDAQEQFNAISIINNSGQHLLSLLNDILDISKVEADKLDVELLPTELFKLIEEVKLLVGDKALQKGIEFSINYQFPLPTKLITDPTRLKQILINLLNNAIKFTQQGFVHLNIINKSPLLEFSIEDSGIGINKHDLCKLFVAFSQLNNTSQESVSGTGLGLHISKYLSQKLGGSISVSSEEGKGSCFTVTIALNETQDCTWLKTDTEVNTVLESPCSAIKPENKLKGHILLAEDDKGLRELFTLILTKLGLTVTTVEDGEKLVDAALINEFDLILSDIHMPNMGGIEAMNLVKATGCDTPFVALTANAMTHEISQYIEAGFSEYLSKPIQREKLVQVINQYLNISSSIDEIDIPQSHLSQLKNDFLHALPCDIKNIKNAYKQQDWCKLKFFAHSLNGTSAVFEFEEITLLAAELEKGLQTGEFPTNRVQMQVIIENLFSTSNTLIQSKLPLS encoded by the coding sequence ATGACTAAAGCTAAAATTTTACTTGTAGATGATGAAAAAGCTAATTTGAAAGTTTTAAGCGCCCTTTTAAAAAATGACTTTAAAATTAGCATGGCTGTTAGCGGCCAACAAGCCATAGATAAAAGCCTTGCTTTAAAGCCAGATCTTATTCTACTTGATGTTATGATGCCGAAAATGGATGGTTTTGAAACCATTAAAAAACTGAAATCTATTCCTGCAACATCTCAGATCCCTGTTATTTTTATCACGGGGTTAAACTCGTCAGAAAAAGAAAAGTTAGGGCTTACATTAGGCGCTGTTGATTACATTTATAAGCCGTTTAATTCTGAAGTTGTAAAAGCGCGTGTTGCAACACAATTAGAAATTATAAGACAAAGAAAAGAATTGCAGCTGTTGTCTCAAGAATTAGCCCATGCCAGTGAAATTAAAAGCCGATTTTTGGCTAATATGAGTCATGAGATCCGCACACCTTTAACGGCTGTTATAGGGTATGCTGAATCTATTTTGGCGGGTGAAATTGATGCACAAGAGCAATTTAATGCGATTTCAATTATAAATAATAGTGGTCAGCATTTATTATCACTTTTAAATGATATTTTGGATATATCAAAAGTAGAAGCAGATAAATTAGATGTTGAACTATTACCTACTGAGTTATTTAAACTTATAGAAGAAGTAAAGTTATTAGTTGGCGATAAAGCTTTGCAAAAAGGCATTGAATTTAGCATTAATTATCAATTTCCTCTACCAACAAAATTAATAACAGATCCAACTAGACTAAAACAGATATTAATTAATTTACTCAACAATGCAATTAAGTTTACGCAGCAGGGATTTGTGCATTTAAACATAATAAATAAATCTCCCCTATTAGAGTTTTCTATTGAGGATTCTGGTATCGGCATTAATAAACATGATTTATGCAAATTATTCGTTGCATTTTCGCAATTAAATAATACAAGTCAGGAGAGTGTCAGTGGTACAGGTTTAGGGTTGCATATCTCAAAGTATTTATCCCAAAAGCTGGGAGGCAGTATCAGTGTTTCAAGCGAAGAAGGAAAAGGCAGTTGTTTTACTGTCACAATCGCACTCAATGAAACACAAGATTGTACTTGGTTAAAAACAGATACCGAAGTTAATACTGTACTTGAAAGCCCTTGTAGTGCAATTAAACCGGAGAACAAACTTAAAGGTCATATTTTATTGGCTGAAGATGATAAAGGTCTTAGAGAGCTATTCACGCTTATATTAACTAAATTGGGCTTAACTGTTACAACAGTTGAAGATGGTGAAAAACTTGTTGATGCCGCACTTATAAATGAGTTTGATCTGATTTTAAGTGATATACATATGCCTAATATGGGCGGGATAGAAGCGATGAATTTAGTAAAAGCAACTGGATGTGATACGCCTTTTGTAGCATTAACTGCCAATGCGATGACGCATGAAATTTCACAATATATAGAAGCGGGTTTTAGTGAGTACCTATCAAAACCGATACAAAGAGAGAAATTAGTACAAGTTATCAATCAATATTTAAATATTAGCTCAAGCATTGATGAAATAGATATTCCACAAAGTCACTTAAGCCAATTAAAAAATGACTTTTTACACGCCCTGCCATGTGATATTAAAAATATAAAAAATGCTTATAAGCAGCAAGATTGGTGCAAACTTAAATTTTTTGCACATAGCTTAAATGGCACTTCGGCTGTTTTTGAGTTTGAAGAAATTACGCTTTTAGCAGCAGAGCTTGAAAAAGGGTTACAAACAGGAGAGTTCCCAACAAATAGGGTACAAATGCAGGTAATAATTGAGAATTTATTTTCCACTTCTAACACCCTGATACAAAGTAAACTGCCTTTATCTTAA
- a CDS encoding putative porin: MKSALLQAAIVLSPYSFANYQTEVNLGIALQSLKHSPDITIYGATIEYFDKKITNKGPQAETAYLNKTSSWYLAGISFDKIDSTVANLGRTQFINDNTYIEVNTNFEKGNSFQDLSFTTGHYLDNYLRISASTSFSNGTVWNEFILFTARKLFPLNDEQTIAFEYSTAIEDEDFLEYQSATLTYYPSDFTLLSLGISHNTKERNGTYIDLSTQYYFTTQLEVSAGFGYSNQDGVGDFWILSTSYRF, translated from the coding sequence GTGAAATCAGCACTTTTGCAAGCAGCCATAGTTTTATCTCCTTACTCTTTTGCTAATTATCAAACTGAAGTAAATCTAGGTATTGCATTACAAAGCCTCAAACATTCACCCGATATCACTATATATGGTGCAACAATAGAATATTTTGATAAAAAAATTACCAACAAAGGACCACAGGCTGAAACCGCTTATTTAAATAAAACATCATCTTGGTATTTAGCGGGGATATCGTTTGATAAAATTGATTCAACAGTTGCTAATCTAGGTCGAACACAATTTATTAATGACAATACTTATATAGAAGTTAATACCAATTTTGAAAAAGGGAATAGTTTTCAAGATCTGTCATTTACAACTGGTCATTATCTTGATAATTATTTAAGGATATCTGCTAGCACCAGTTTTTCGAATGGTACTGTTTGGAATGAATTTATTTTATTTACAGCTAGAAAGCTTTTCCCTTTAAATGATGAACAAACTATCGCTTTTGAATATTCAACCGCAATTGAAGATGAAGATTTTTTAGAATATCAGTCCGCAACACTGACATATTACCCCTCTGATTTTACTTTATTATCTTTAGGTATTAGCCATAATACCAAAGAACGAAACGGTACTTATATTGATTTATCGACTCAGTATTATTTCACCACTCAACTAGAAGTGAGCGCAGGTTTTGGTTATTCAAATCAAGATGGCGTTGGTGATTTTTGGATTTTATCTACGAGTTATCGCTTTTAA
- a CDS encoding GNAT family N-acetyltransferase: MKITNSERLQFELMTDQDAHLFFELDQDPEVMRYINGGNMTSMEDVLNIYIPRMKSYTNEKLGWGQWKVTTTDTNEFIGWVLVRPVDFFSDNSQLDNLELGWRFKKITWGKGYATEAAKSIAIAVSQTKSVSKISATALEGNLASIKIMTKLGMKYIKTYTHKDPLGDIEAVYYEIKVDDFQKITALNYN; encoded by the coding sequence ATGAAAATAACTAATTCTGAACGTTTACAATTTGAACTGATGACAGATCAAGATGCACATTTATTTTTTGAATTAGACCAAGACCCCGAAGTCATGCGCTATATTAATGGCGGCAATATGACCTCAATGGAAGATGTATTAAATATTTATATTCCACGAATGAAAAGTTATACAAACGAAAAATTAGGCTGGGGACAGTGGAAAGTCACAACCACAGATACCAATGAATTTATTGGTTGGGTATTAGTAAGACCTGTCGACTTTTTTAGTGATAATTCACAATTAGATAACCTAGAACTTGGCTGGCGTTTTAAAAAAATCACTTGGGGAAAAGGTTACGCTACAGAAGCAGCAAAAAGCATTGCTATAGCGGTTAGCCAAACCAAGAGTGTGAGTAAAATTTCAGCTACCGCATTAGAGGGTAACTTAGCTTCAATAAAAATAATGACAAAACTCGGTATGAAATACATCAAAACATATACGCATAAGGACCCTCTTGGTGATATTGAAGCGGTTTATTATGAAATAAAGGTAGACGACTTCCAAAAAATAACAGCTTTAAACTATAATTAG